Below is a genomic region from Palaemon carinicauda isolate YSFRI2023 chromosome 31, ASM3689809v2, whole genome shotgun sequence.
TGAGCCATAACAGTTTGTTGACTAAGTTGGCAAATTCACAGTGCAGAGCTGACCCTGTTATCTTGAAGCAGCGTGCTCTGGCAGTCAGTTACTCGGCAGCTGATTACTGTTCTCCCATATTGTACGGGCCTTGCCATGCTTGGAAGGTTGACGCTGAGCTCAATAAAGCCAATCGAATCATCAAAGGCAACGCAAAGCCGTCACCTCTTCTGGGCCTCTACAGTCTTGTAGGAATTTGTCCACCATTCATAGGGCGTGAAGCATTCagtaaagtaaagagagagagaagaaattttcTGACGACAGGCACTCTCTCCACTACCACTAAGGGGTGCAGACAAAAATGGAGTCACGTAAGACCTTTGCAACAGTCGAGAGCCTTGGGAATGAATCTCTAACGATCTACAGCTTGAGACGATGGAATAAAACTGATCAACATCACAGTGAATTCATTTCTCGGACAAGTGAAAATCTCCCTAATGGCATTTCATTCAGCCAAAAAGACTGGGTTGAGCTCAATTGTACTGTAGCAAAGAAAGGAAGAACTGGGAATAATTCACTCAGGTGAGGAGCTTCTTAGAGCGCCCAGTGCACATGTAAAGAGCCCATCCAATCTATGAATAACATACTCCAAGGATCCCTGAGAGGTCATGTACCGTACACTAAcggctttattttttttatcctatcactcgttcttccctgcactgttaataaacaaacttggaggtagcaggttggccagggcataggccacctgttgaaatactaccgcaagagagttatgtggtcctttgactgtcctTACAGaactagattggatccttctctctgattacagttcattttccatttgcccacacataaacagaataaattagcctattctttacatattctcctcagtcctcatgcacctgacaacactatgatcaccaaacaattcttcttcgctcaaggggttaactactgcactgtaatggttcattggcctttttcctcttggtaagggtaaaagagactctttagatatggtatgcagttcttttaggaggaggacactccaaaatcaaaccattgttctctagtcttgggtagtgtcatagcctctgtaccatagtcttccactgtcttgggttagagttctcttgcttgagggtacactcgggctcactattctatcttatttcgcttcttcttgttttgttaaaaatattatagtttatataggaaatatttattttaacgttgctgctcttgaaatattttatttttccttgtttcatttccacactgggctattttttctgttggggccactgggcttatagcatcctgctttaccaactagggttgtaacttagcaagtgataataataataataataataataataataataaacctgatatctcatgtttaattttctttgaattgttttgacgttcttgctcgcaagtccaggtatttaagctcgatgtctgtttaataaagtttagtttcattcacctcgcctctaagttacaacctaactgctcgctcgcataGCAATTTCGTAGACGCTGACCAAACTGCCCTCTATTGGCCATTGTGGTGGCGTGATAAGATATGCTGATATCATTATAACTAAGAAGTCTAAGGTGACTAGAATTTTTCACCAAGTCTACAATATATAATAAGTACaacaaaaagtatttttttaaaggccactcctgaatggcaggggcaaggaacagtgccattgccctatcaagcaggacaatgccctagaaactgatcatacatacatatgatcagcgcccaagccccctctccacccactgatgactcagtggatagacttataggctcccccaaccctcccatccttagctcagcaggactcaaaccccagtatggcgtttaccagtcagggacgttaccacatcggtcaccacaaccctacatCTACAGGATTATTACCCAGCACATGACGTCAGAGGGCAAACGTAAAGAGAAGGTTATTATGGAAAGTTAGGAATAATATCTAAGGACAATATCTCCAACTGTGATAGGGGAAAACCAGACTTGGAAACAAACAAGGAAATATAATCAGATGTCTCTGGCAGGAAAATTCAGGGACATTCCCTGATCATAAACCTTttgaactttcttcttcttcttcttcttcttcttcttcttctttcgtccCTCATTACTATGTAGTATTCTGTAAGTTTTATTCCGGATGTAACCAGACTGTGGAAGGATCTTAATCTTGCTGTTAAATTATAGGagcatcagaagttcaaacttgctacaaATGTTGTTCTTTgaaacagattgacataagtctcatttcatagtttataaacaaatgatctattttaatgttgttactgatccttgaatttaatatatatatatatatatatatatatatatatatatatatatatatatattagagagagagagagagagagagagagagagagagagagagagaaacgaaaatCCGACGGAAATTATACTCCTAGTTATTGATTCATATAGGAAAATGTTAAAGGATAAAATCAAGTTTTCTCACAATAAAGTAATTAAGAAGAAAACGAGATTAGGAAGAATAACGCAttataaatcatctaagaataatAATATGGAACATCGGAAATTCCGGTCAATTTATCTCTAAAGGATATTTTTAAAAATGACGCGTCATCACCCTCGGGGCATATGTTGCTCGTggaattttggaaataaaaaatactGTTTAAATCTAACTATCCTAAGTCCAATATTGGTAACTTTTATAGAGTAAGGAATTCATAATATATAACACATAATGCATGATTATCTACGGGTATACATGCTCGCATTGCATtataaagatgaagaaataagCAAGTCACTTTTCCATCGCTTGAGGGAGCTGAGCGTGAGTTAATCACGAAACCGGGTAGGTCCCAAGTGCTCCCCTTGTCCGATGCCTTTCGGGAAGCGTCCGGCAACGTTGGAGGCGTTCGCGCTATATAAGAATGACTTTTCTGTGGAAAGACGAACAGTGTCTTCCAGACTCGAAGAACGATAACACATCCTTCCCTTTGACGCAATGAAATTTGTGAGTTAAtcatatttaagttttttttctggGATTTTCTTAAACTTAGCTACTTTGATCATACATggctttggatatttttttttttcactgaatttatatcaaataattttCCTGACTACATAtaagtattttcttattttattgacgACTACGAAAAAGTGAATATTGACAAAAATACTCCAAAATACGTTCcatagatctttttttttctttatttttataatatttgtaGTAACTGGATTTCACTTTTACACTAAATCTATGTATAGAAAAACATCGAAACCTATAATTGTCCTGAAATTTTTGTAGAGTATTGACTATTTTTGGTAGCATTTTGGCAACACATTTCTAAATCATTTTTTATGATATACATATAGTTTAAAATTCTATCAAGTTGTTAAATCTAGATAATAGATGAGATTACTtggaaatatagttatatttttttctatttcccaaaAGTGCTCGCCATTTTACTGATTATTTATAGAGGATGAATACTCTGTAAGATTTTTTAcaaacatacttacacacacacacacacacacacatatatatatatatatatatatacatatatatatatatatatatatatgtatagatatatatatatatatatatatatatatatatatatatattcacatatatatatatatatttatatatatacatacatacatatatgtatatatatactatatatatatatatatatatatatatatatatatatatatatatatatatatatatatactgtatatatatacacatatatatacatatatatatatatatatatataaatatatattatatatatatatatatatatatatatatatatatatatatatatatatatatatatatttcaaagttttaCCAACTTTTGGTAATTTCTACTCCTTTTCTTATCACTTATCTTATGTCTTTATAGTGAGTCTTTATATCATTGAATATAGGTATCAATAGTATATGATATTGTGATTGAGTGTACAGTAAGTCACATAAATTCCTTGCACATAACGCTCTGAGGAAATGTACCTTGTCAGACCCTTACTGCTAAGCAAGATCCTGTGTGTGAGCCTCACCCATCCCCTAAATCCCCTAACTGTTAGGTTAGTCATCTCGCAGTAAAGGTTTGATAAGATGCACTTCTTCGAGGaaaggtgtgccaagaattcctgagtccaactgtacatgtgTAGAAAACTAAATTGGTAATTGAAAGTAAATGAAGCCTTCATTTGATTCCCAGGTTCATCTCTGTCTCGTCGTGATGGTCGGCTTGGCCTTCGTAGGCCTATCGATGGCCATGCCCGATCCCTATGCTCTGGCGGACCCAGAGGCTGATCCTCATCGTGGTTATGGTGGCTTTGGTGGGGGTGGCTTTGGTGGTGGCTTCGGAGGTGGATTTAGGCCTGGTGGCTTCGGAGGTGGATTTAGGCCTGGCGGCTTCGGAGGTGGATTTAGGCCCGGTGGCTTTGGAGGAGGATTCCATAGGCCATATGGACACTTTGGTTAGTTCTGGTCACAAGGCTTCACTGATTCTCTCTCCTGAACAATCAATCAAACACACCACCCAAAATACAATTTACTAAATCCAATTGAATTGTTGTAACAGGAAGAGAGGAGATCGATATTGTATTTTCAAGTGAATAAACTGTTGACGTTTCCAACCTGGTTTTTCAATCACCTTGACAACATTGATTAAGTAATATTTGTCAGCAAAGCACTGACCATACTTAGGATGACTTGAAAAAGATAATATGGCAAAATCATTTAATTGTAATTCATTCACTAGTAATATTTTCATGATTAATGAAACTTCATCATGACTGGTAAGTTATCAAAATAATGTTAGTATATCTTCATAATAACTCAAAGATTATTTATCTggtcatataaaaaaaattatgcaggAAGGTTTTGGGCAAAGAGTCCTGTTTGTAAACAGAAACATTGCTGTATGGCTCTTTCAAAAATATGAATCTTTAGAATGATTTTTCATCAAAAATTTTACGTTGTAAAATCAGACAAAATTCTTACATTTTGAATCTAACAGAGTATACAGAAGACCGTTTCGAAAACAAACTTCTCAACGGTACTGTATTTGTAGACCTTATAGCTGCTTATGATAATGTTAACTACAGAGCACTCCTCCTCAAACTTACCAAAATCGTGAAGAGCACTACCATCGTTCACATCATAGAATTCATCCTGACTAATAGGCACCAATATGTTTAAATGGTTGGCAAATGGAATGGAATCCCTCAGGGCGATGTTCTACCTCCTATACTATTCAACATATATACAAACGACCAGCCTGAATTCAACAACATACGGTGATTCATCTATGCCTAAGAACTTTTTTATTGCTACGCAAGTCAAGAACTTTGCAGCAAGAGAAAAACACCTCAATAAAGCTCTTGAGAACCTAACTGAGTACTATAAAAATGGTTCCTTAATGCCAGCCAAGCAAAGACTCAAGTCTGTGATTTTCACTTAAACAACTGCTTGGTAAATAAACCCTTGAACAATAAATGAGGAATTGGAACTATTGAATCAAATAACTCGCGTGTCTATATTGGTGCAATTCTAGACATGACACTCTCCTTCAGACAGCCTGTGGAGAAGATAAAGAAAAGGCAGTTGAGCAATAACAGTTTGTTGACTAAGCTGGCAAATTCACAGTGCAGAGCTGACCCTTTAATCTTGAAACAGTGTGCTTTGGCGCTGTGCTATTCAACAGCTGAATACTGTTCTCCCATATGGTACGGGTCTTGCCATGTTCGGAAGGTTTACTCTGAACTCAACAAAGTCTGTTGCATCATCACATATAACCGAAAGCCAACGCCTCTTCCAGCCCTCTACAAGTTTCCAGTAAAGTAGAGAGAAAGAAGAGCAATTATCTGACAACAGGCACCCTCTCCACTACCACCAAGGGGTGCAGCCAAAAATGAAGTCAAGTAAGACCTTTGTGACTGACGACTACCTAGGCAATGAATCTCTGAAGACCTACAGAGACTGATCCACATCACAGTGAATGCATTCATCAGCCAAGTGAAAATCTCCCCAATGGCATATCATTCAGCCGAAAAGACTGGGTTGCACTCAATCATGCTTGAGGAAAAGTAGGAAAAACTGGGGATAATTTTCTCAGGTGAGGACTTTCTGAGAGTGCTCAGTGCACATGTTGAGAGCCCATCTTATCTAAGAATCACATACTTCAAGGTTCGCTGAGAGGTTTCCTAAGAGGTCTTAGCTGTTCTGATGACGATTTCGTAGAAGCTGACCAAACTGCCCTCTATTGGCTATTGTGGTTGCGTGATAGGATTTAATATCATTATAACTAGGAAGACTAAGGTGACTAAAAATTTCTCAGCAAGTCTGTAatatatgataaatacataaaaaaaaagtatttgaggtAATTCTATTAAATCAGTTTCGTTGCAGTACAAATTCTTAGCTTAAAAGACTCGAGAAAATATGGAAATGGAGAAATCTAAGTTTTCTAGAAAATATCTGTAAAACAAAATACTATTCATAGCTTTGAAGTTCTAAGTTCTGATAATTATTTTGgacaaaaaagaataattataaaagcCAAATATCTTGTAATATTTAGATACTTTATCAAAAACCCAACGAATGAATTTAGttctctaagatttttttttttttttttttttttttacagcaattaGATTAATGACACTATTTCAAAGCTCAAAATAGTTGCTATGATACGGAATAAAATATCTTCGAGTCATATTCATAAAACAACCAAgaaaatttcttaatattttcccTAAAAATAACCGAAGTTGTTAGACGCAGAGGAATTGGAGGACCCATTATTAAGATATGTTTTCTTCTTcctgttttcttttatattgtagAACGAATGTGGAGGAAGGATACATATCTTATGTCAAAGGATATTTCTAGTGACTTCATCTGGAGACCAATATCCAGGAAATGAAGACAGAAGGAAAACTAAAACAGAAGGTTATTAGGAAAAGTTACAAATAAAATCTAAGGACAAATCTCCAACGCTGATAAGGAAAAACCAGACTTTGAAACAAATAAGGGAATATAATCGGATGTCTCTAGCAAGAAAATTCCAGGACGTTCCCTGATAATAAACCTTTTAAactttcttctgcttcttcttcttcttctgcttccttcttctttttcttcttctgtttttctttCGTCCCTCCTTATCACGCAGGATTCGGGAAGTTTTATTCCGgatgtaaccagattgtggaatgatcttaatctggcagttaaatcagtggaacatgagaagttcaaatttgcaaatGTTGTTCTTTGAAAAAGATTGATATAAgactcatttcatagtttataaacaaatgatctattttaatgttgttactgatccttaaatacttatatatatatatatatatatatatatatatatatatatatatatatatatatatatatatatatatatatatatactgtatattcgagagagagagagagagagagagagagagagagagagagagagagagagagagagagagagagagagagggaaaccaAAATCCGACTGAAATTATAGCATTAGGAGTTTGTGATTCATATGGGAGAGTATTAAAGGAAAAAATCAAGTTTTTTCACAATAAAGTAATTGAGAAGAAAACGAAATTAGCAAGAATAACGCAttataaatcatctaagaataatATTATGGAACATCGGAAATTCCTGTCAATTTATCACTAAAGGATATTTTAAAAAATGACGCGTCATCACCCTCGGGGTATATGTTGCCcttggaattttggaaataaaaaatactGTTTAAATCTAACTATCCTAAGTCCAATATTGGTAACTTTTATAGAGTAAGGAATTCATAATATATAACACATAATGCATGATTATCTACGGGTATACATGCTCGCATTGCATtataaagatgaagaaataagCAAGTCACTTTTCCATCGCTTGAGGAAGCTGGCAGCTTAAGTTAATCACGGAACCGGGTAGGTCCCAAGTGCTCCCCTTGTCCGATGCCTTTCGGGAAGCGTCCGGCAACGTTGGAGGCGTTCGCTCTATATAAGAATGACTTTTCTGTGGAAAGACGAACAGTGTCTTCCAGACTCGAAGATCGATAACACATCCATCCCTTTGTCGCAATGAAATTTGTAAGTTGatcatatttgagttttttttctgGGATTTTCTTAAACTTAGCTACTTTGATCATACATggctttggatatttttttttgttttcactgaatttatatcaaataattttCCTGACTACATAtaagtattttcttattttattgacgACTAcgaaaaagtaaatattaataaaaatactccAAAATACGTTccatagatcttttttttttcttttttttttttataatatttgtagTAAATGGATTTCACTTTTacactaaatatatgtatagaaaaacATCGAAACCTATAATTGTCCTGAAATTTTTGTAGAGTATTGACTATTTTTGGTAGCATTTTGGCAACACATTTCTAAATCATTTTTTATGATATACATATAGTTTAAAATTCTATCAAGTTGTTAAATCTAGATAATAGATTAGATTACTtggaaatatagttatattttttttctatttcccaaaAGTGCTCGCTATTTTACTGATTATTTATAGAGGATGAATACTCTGTAAGATTTTTTAcaaacatacttacacacacacacacatatatatatatacatacatatacatatgtatagaaatatatatatatatatatatatatatatatatatatatatatttatacatatatatatatatatatatatatatatatatatatatatatatttatacatatacatacatacatatatgtatatatatactttatatatatatatatatatatatatatatatatatatatatatatatatatatatactgtatatatatatactgtatatatatatatatatatatacatatatatgtatgtatatatatacaaatatatatatatgtatatatacttgatatatatatatatatatatatatatatatatatatatatatatatatatatttcaaagttttaCCAACTTTTGGTAATTTCTACTCCTTTTCTTATCACTTATCTTATATCTTTATTGCTAATCTTTATATCATTGAATATAGGTATCAATAGTATACGATATTGTGATTGAGTGTACAGTGAGTCACTTAAATTCCTGGCAAACaacgctctgaggaagtgtaccttgtcacacccttactgctaaGCAAGTTCCTGTGTGTGAGCCTCACCCATCCCCTAACTGTTAGGTTAGTCATCTCGCAGTAAGAGTTTGATAAGATGCACTTCTTCGAGGaaaggtgtgccaagaattcctgagtccaactgtacatatgtagAAAATTAAATTGGTAATTGAAAGTAAATGAAGCCTTCTTTTAATTCCCAGGTTCATCTCTGTCTCGTCGTGATGGTCGGCTTGGCCTTCGTAGGCCTATCGATGGCCATGCCCGATCCCTATGCTCTGGCGGACCCAGAGGCTGATCCTCATCGTGGTTATGGTGGCTTTGGCGGCTTTGGTGGTGGTGGCTTCGGAGGTGGATTTAGGCCTGGTGGTTTCGGAGGTGGATTTAGACCTGGCGGCTTCGGAGGTGGATTTAGGCCCGGTGGCTTTGGAGGAGGATTCCATAGGCCATATGGACACTTTGGTTAGTTCTGGTTACAAGGCTTCACTGATTCTCCCATCAAACACACCACCCAAAATACAATTCACTAAATCCAATTGAATTGTtgtaagaggaagagaggagatCGATATTGTATTTTCAAGTGAATAAATTGTTGAAGTTTCCAACCTGTTTTTCTTAATCATCTTGACAACATTGATTATGTAATATCTGTCAGCAAAACACTGAACATTCGtatgatgacttgaaaaagactttATGGCAATATCATTTAAATGTTATTCATTTACTGGTAAGATTTACATGATTAATGAAGCTTCATCATGACTGGTAAGTTATACAAATAATGttagtatattttcataataactcaaaattatatatatggtcaCATGAAAAAAATTATGCAGGAAGGTTTTGGGCAGAGTCCCGTCTGTAAACAGATACATGCTGTATGGCTATTTCAAACTTATGAATCTTTAGAATGATTTTGCATCAAATATTCTACATCGGAAAAGTAGAAAAAATTCTCACTTTTTATGGAGAACAAATAAAATCGCCTTTCTGCTTACATGAAAATGATTTCTCTTGCTTATCCTAAACTGCTAACTTGGCATATCATTGTGACTGTGGAACTACATTTGGAATACCTAAATTTGGTAAAAGGCTAAAGTAGCGTCATTGTTAAACCCTAAAAAGTACCCTAAATTCCCAACAGCTACAGATCTATTTCTCTCCTCTGCACCCTATACAAACTGTACAAATGCCTGGTTCTGGGTCGCATACAACATACTGAAGATGAATGACTAGCACCTGACTAGGCAGGCTCTATGCCTAGATGCTCCCACTTTGGACAGGTGATGAATCTAACAGAGTACCATTTCGAGAACCAACTCCTCAACATACTGTATTTG
It encodes:
- the LOC137624860 gene encoding H/ACA ribonucleoprotein complex subunit 1-like, with the translated sequence MKFVHLCLVVMVGLAFVGLSMAMPDPYALADPEADPHRGYGGFGGGGFGGGFGGGFRPGGFGGGFRPGGFGGGFRPGGFGGGFHRPYGHFG
- the LOC137624861 gene encoding H/ACA ribonucleoprotein complex subunit 1-like encodes the protein MKFVHLCLVVMVGLAFVGLSMAMPDPYALADPEADPHRGYGGFGGFGGGGFGGGFRPGGFGGGFRPGGFGGGFRPGGFGGGFHRPYGHFG